In a genomic window of Candidatus Flexicrinis proximus:
- a CDS encoding S1 RNA-binding domain-containing protein has protein sequence MIDNSSDFESMMQDEATFAPLSLRRGEIRNAIILEIREREIIVDLNAKQDGIVKSEDLERLDPEFRDGLKSGEEVPVYILNPQDPDGNLVVSINMGLQRYDWEKARQLMEREEVDNVRVIGSNRGGILVRWKRLEGFIPSSHLTSVNLTGDRRDSANELIGKDLVVKVIEVEQDRRRLIFSEREAQKEWRAQQKARLLAELKEGDVVKGTVTGLRDFGAFVNLGGADGLIHVSELAWHRVDHPRDVLKVGQEIEVYVLSLDRSTNRIALSRKRLLPDPWSDAAERYHEGQLVEGTVTNVVDFGAFVALDNGLEGLLHLSEMGDGSLKEPHSYVQKGDRLTLRISHLEPEKRRVGFTQRWGGDGAPVPAEGAAAAPAAEAPAAEAPAAETPASEAPAEAELADAPPAASDSGDDSSSDGGESSDGGEG, from the coding sequence ATGATCGATAACAGCTCTGACTTTGAAAGTATGATGCAGGATGAGGCGACTTTCGCCCCGCTGAGTCTGCGGCGTGGTGAAATTCGTAATGCGATCATCCTGGAAATCCGTGAACGGGAGATCATTGTTGATCTCAATGCGAAACAAGACGGTATCGTAAAATCCGAAGACCTTGAACGGCTCGACCCGGAATTCCGCGACGGGCTGAAGTCAGGCGAGGAAGTTCCCGTCTACATCCTGAACCCGCAAGACCCCGACGGCAACCTCGTGGTGTCGATCAATATGGGTCTCCAGCGGTACGACTGGGAAAAAGCACGCCAGTTGATGGAACGCGAAGAAGTCGATAACGTGCGCGTGATCGGCAGCAATCGCGGCGGTATCCTGGTGCGCTGGAAGCGGCTGGAAGGGTTCATCCCCTCGTCGCACCTCACCAGCGTTAACCTGACTGGCGATCGCCGTGACAGCGCGAACGAATTGATCGGCAAAGATCTGGTGGTGAAAGTCATCGAGGTCGAACAGGATCGCCGCCGCCTGATCTTCAGCGAACGCGAAGCCCAGAAGGAATGGCGCGCCCAGCAGAAGGCGCGTCTGCTCGCCGAACTCAAGGAAGGCGATGTCGTCAAAGGCACTGTTACTGGCCTGCGCGACTTTGGCGCGTTCGTCAATCTCGGCGGCGCCGATGGCCTGATCCATGTCAGCGAGTTAGCCTGGCACCGCGTTGATCATCCGCGCGATGTCCTCAAGGTCGGTCAGGAGATCGAGGTTTACGTCCTCTCGCTCGACCGCTCCACCAACCGTATCGCCCTCAGCCGCAAGCGTCTGCTTCCGGATCCCTGGTCGGATGCCGCCGAGCGCTATCATGAAGGCCAGCTGGTCGAAGGCACTGTCACCAACGTTGTCGACTTCGGCGCCTTTGTCGCGCTCGACAATGGCCTTGAGGGTCTGCTCCACCTGAGCGAAATGGGCGACGGCAGCCTGAAGGAACCGCACAGCTATGTGCAAAAGGGCGACCGTCTCACCCTGCGTATCAGCCATCTCGAGCCGGAAAAGCGCCGCGTGGGCTTCACACAGCGCTGGGGCGGTGATGGCGCGCCGGTTCCCGCTGAAGGCGCCGCCGCAGCTCCGGCTGCTGAAGCACCCGCCGCTGAAGCACCTGCGGCTGAAACTCCTGCCTCCGAAGCGCCTGCCGAAGCCGAATTGGCTGACGCGCCGCCGGCTGCCAGTGACAGCGGCGATGACAGCAGCTCCGACGGCGGCGAAAGCAGCGACGGCGGCGAGGGATAA
- a CDS encoding WD40 repeat domain-containing protein has protein sequence MRKLRLLAAALSIFAVLNVISAQSVVLTPGNIDRLGEAVRMGKGGARDVAFSPGGLGLAIASNTGVYLYNTSDFEQAPRVIRTLYTPTALAYSDNGLTLAVSDSRGTVHLIDSLSGTERTTLSGHTEYVTDVAFSADGELLATVGFDLLLNIWRVEDSALLLTINTPAALTSVMFSPDGTRVVTGGTDSTAHVWDVETAAELLLLAGHTASVIDVAYTPDGSMIVTAGLDNSARLWSARTGVELHNFGAHLDWVQAIAISPNGARLATASQDTTLRLWDIATFAELAAYRGFGTGPLDMAFNADGSLLATAALGDTVRIIDTQTNANRALLEDFAPIIVDVATTQDDSVVIAADENGALRLWNIADGSVRALRSGSQQGLFAMDAAPLAPVVATGDGSGRMRLWDAFTGQPLERLGDHEAVVQTVAFSADGSLLASGGYDGLVSIWQIDGSVRLIDIPTGFRRIHDVTFSPGGTTVVAVGDDGAIQAWNAADGTAGLRFNGQLRDVFAVEYSPDGASLVTAAEDGTLRMWSVTAGTEVRRFALEASERAYSVAFSPDGQLLAAGVSQGFGDEVGVIKVWNAITGDLLATVRAHNGRIGALTFSRDGGAIVTGSFDGSVAVWRLR, from the coding sequence ATGCGTAAACTGCGCTTATTGGCGGCTGCCCTTTCGATTTTCGCTGTTCTGAACGTGATTTCCGCACAGAGCGTTGTGCTGACGCCCGGCAACATCGACCGCCTCGGCGAAGCGGTACGCATGGGCAAGGGCGGCGCGCGCGATGTGGCATTTAGCCCCGGCGGCCTCGGATTGGCTATCGCCAGCAACACTGGCGTGTATCTGTACAACACGTCCGATTTCGAGCAGGCTCCGCGTGTCATCCGCACTCTCTATACGCCGACTGCGCTGGCCTACTCCGATAATGGCTTGACACTGGCGGTCAGCGACAGCCGCGGCACCGTCCATCTGATCGACAGCCTGAGCGGCACCGAGCGGACAACCCTCAGCGGCCACACCGAATATGTGACCGATGTCGCCTTCAGCGCGGACGGGGAATTACTGGCGACGGTTGGCTTCGATCTGCTGCTGAACATATGGAGGGTCGAGGATTCGGCACTGCTCCTGACAATCAACACCCCCGCAGCTTTGACTTCGGTTATGTTCAGCCCGGATGGAACGCGGGTCGTGACAGGCGGTACGGACTCGACCGCGCATGTCTGGGATGTCGAAACTGCGGCCGAACTGCTGCTGCTGGCGGGTCATACGGCCAGTGTCATCGACGTGGCCTATACGCCGGATGGCAGCATGATCGTTACGGCCGGCCTCGACAACAGCGCCCGTCTCTGGAGCGCACGTACGGGGGTCGAACTGCACAATTTTGGCGCGCATCTCGACTGGGTTCAGGCCATCGCGATCAGTCCCAACGGCGCGCGGCTGGCTACTGCCAGCCAGGACACTACGCTCCGCCTTTGGGATATCGCTACCTTCGCCGAGCTTGCCGCCTATCGCGGTTTCGGGACTGGCCCGCTCGATATGGCCTTCAATGCCGATGGTTCGCTGCTGGCGACCGCCGCTCTGGGCGATACGGTGCGGATCATTGATACCCAGACCAATGCGAACCGCGCTCTACTCGAAGATTTCGCGCCCATTATTGTCGATGTTGCCACGACTCAGGACGACAGCGTCGTGATCGCCGCGGATGAGAACGGCGCTCTCCGGCTGTGGAATATCGCCGACGGATCGGTGCGCGCGCTGCGTTCTGGCAGTCAGCAGGGGCTTTTCGCGATGGATGCTGCTCCGCTGGCGCCGGTCGTCGCGACCGGTGATGGTTCGGGACGCATGCGCCTGTGGGATGCCTTTACCGGCCAGCCTCTGGAGCGTCTGGGCGATCACGAAGCGGTCGTGCAGACGGTAGCCTTCAGCGCCGATGGATCGCTGCTGGCGTCTGGCGGGTACGATGGGCTTGTCAGTATCTGGCAGATCGACGGAAGTGTCCGCCTGATTGATATCCCGACCGGCTTCCGGCGTATCCATGATGTGACGTTTAGTCCTGGTGGAACCACCGTGGTAGCCGTCGGCGATGACGGCGCCATTCAAGCCTGGAATGCTGCCGACGGCACAGCCGGTCTCCGATTCAACGGACAGCTGCGCGATGTCTTCGCGGTCGAATACAGCCCGGATGGCGCCTCGTTGGTCACCGCTGCCGAAGACGGGACGCTGCGGATGTGGAGCGTGACAGCCGGCACCGAAGTCCGCCGGTTTGCTCTGGAAGCCAGCGAACGCGCCTATTCGGTCGCCTTCAGCCCTGACGGCCAGCTTCTTGCTGCCGGAGTATCGCAGGGGTTTGGCGATGAGGTCGGCGTCATCAAAGTCTGGAATGCCATCACCGGCGACCTGCTGGCCACCGTCCGCGCCCATAACGGCCGAATCGGCGCGCTGACGTTCTCGCGGGATGGGGGCGCCATTGTCACGGGCAGTTTCGATGGTTCGGTTGCCGTCTGGCGGCTCCGGTAG
- a CDS encoding phosphoribosyltransferase produces MRTEVLTWPDVDKLIDVLLPQLQMSGPYDAMLLITRGGIIPGGMIAEALKVRHTLIAAVDFPGTERAGLMAWPAFLQFPDSELLHGRRTIIVDDVWGSGRTSTAVRSRVEGAGGIPFNCVLHYNPYRSLFSKTKPDFFAATTDAYIVFPWELDRGLEGMGFIEPQPDMN; encoded by the coding sequence ATGCGTACCGAAGTGCTGACCTGGCCCGATGTCGACAAATTGATTGACGTTCTGCTGCCTCAGCTTCAAATGAGCGGCCCGTATGACGCAATGTTGTTGATCACCCGCGGTGGAATCATCCCCGGCGGCATGATCGCGGAAGCTCTGAAAGTTCGCCATACCCTGATCGCCGCAGTCGATTTCCCCGGTACCGAGCGGGCTGGCCTCATGGCCTGGCCTGCATTCCTGCAATTCCCGGACAGCGAATTGCTGCACGGACGGCGCACAATCATTGTCGATGATGTTTGGGGCAGCGGCCGCACCAGTACCGCTGTCAGAAGCAGGGTGGAAGGCGCAGGGGGCATCCCTTTCAATTGCGTGCTTCACTATAATCCCTACCGTTCCCTGTTCAGCAAGACCAAGCCCGACTTCTTTGCGGCCACCACCGATGCCTATATCGTCTTTCCGTGGGAACTCGACCGCGGGCTGGAGGGCATGGGCTTTATCGAACCGCAGCCGGACATGAATTAG
- the carB gene encoding carbamoyl-phosphate synthase large subunit, which produces MPKRTDIQSIMIIGSGPIVIGQGCEFDYSGVQACKALRSLGYRIILVNSNPATIMTDPEFADATYVEPLTPDICEQIIAIEKPDALLPTVGGQTALNLALALEERGVFEKYNVELIGASMTSIRLAEDRQLFKDAMTEIGLKSPPSEVVKTIDDALNAADRIGYPVLVRPSFTLGGSGGGIAHSPEEMRLIGERGLQASPVHSVLIDFSLIGWKEYELEVMRDAKGNFVIVCAIENLDPMGVHTGDSITVAPVQTLTDKELQRLRDMARMIFDKVGLATGGANVQFAISPDDGDVYIIEMNPRVSRSSALASKATGFPIAKIAALVAVGFGLDEISNDITRVTPASFEPSLDYVIVKIPRWDFEKFRGADTVLGPQMKAVGEVMAIGRTFPEALQKAVRALDIGITGFGSKIEHVSPETLAIPTARRLFQVATALLEGVSPEEVIAQTQFDTWFVQQMVDSTDLHREIKERGATLDTLTTDDFERLKRMGFSDPYIAQIVGSEELAVRDRRKALGVAANFYRVDTCAAEFEAHTPYLYSTYEPDDEVFPTDRKKVMVLGGGPNRIGQGIEFDYCCVHACFALREMGYETIMVNCNPETVSTDYDTADRLYFEPLTAEDVLNIVDREKPDGILVQFGGQTPLNIASKLAEAGAPIWGTSVNTIDLAEDRKRFNKLMAELDITQPAGATVMSVEEAVVAANQIGYPVLVRPSYVLGGRGMGIVFDDASLLDWLERYITWGGHPVLIDQFLDDAFEVDVDALCDGTTVTIGGIMQHIEEAGVHSGDSACVLPPYKISQYHLEIIREDTRRIGLALGVIGLFNIQFAVKDDVVYVLEVNPRASRTVPFVSKATGHPLARYAAMIATGKTLPEIGFLAEPHVDGFFVKEAVLPFQKFPGVDARLGPEMRSTGEVMGHASNFGHAFVKAQMATNVALPLSGTVMVSVNDFDKGAGAKIARELHLMGYKLMATDGTANYLEKVGLPVERVNKIGDGSPHVVDRMHEGRIQLLINTPRGGQAHEEGALIRAAAVSLNIPIITTMSAAAASVQGLKALKNKPLRVRSLQFHHAKAAEALALARGAAGD; this is translated from the coding sequence ATGCCTAAACGCACGGACATTCAGAGCATCATGATCATCGGCAGCGGCCCTATCGTCATCGGGCAGGGCTGCGAATTCGACTACAGCGGCGTGCAGGCCTGTAAGGCGCTGCGCTCGCTCGGCTACCGCATCATTCTGGTCAACAGCAATCCGGCGACGATCATGACCGATCCGGAATTCGCGGACGCCACTTACGTCGAGCCGCTTACGCCGGACATTTGCGAACAGATCATTGCCATCGAGAAGCCGGATGCGCTGCTGCCGACCGTCGGCGGCCAAACCGCGCTTAACCTGGCGCTGGCGCTGGAAGAACGCGGCGTGTTCGAAAAGTATAACGTCGAACTCATCGGCGCGTCGATGACCAGTATCCGGCTCGCGGAGGATCGTCAGCTCTTCAAAGACGCGATGACCGAAATCGGCCTGAAGTCGCCGCCATCGGAGGTTGTGAAGACGATTGACGACGCGCTGAACGCCGCCGATCGGATCGGCTATCCCGTGCTGGTGCGCCCGAGCTTTACGCTCGGCGGCAGCGGCGGCGGCATCGCCCATTCGCCGGAAGAAATGCGCCTGATCGGTGAGCGCGGGTTACAGGCCAGCCCCGTCCATTCCGTCCTGATCGACTTCAGCCTGATCGGGTGGAAAGAATACGAGCTGGAGGTCATGCGCGACGCGAAGGGCAATTTCGTCATTGTCTGCGCGATCGAAAACCTTGACCCGATGGGCGTCCATACCGGAGACTCGATCACGGTGGCTCCCGTACAAACCCTGACCGACAAGGAACTTCAGCGTTTGCGCGATATGGCGCGGATGATCTTCGACAAGGTCGGGCTGGCGACTGGCGGCGCAAATGTGCAGTTCGCCATCAGCCCCGACGACGGGGATGTCTATATTATCGAAATGAACCCCCGCGTCTCGCGCTCGTCGGCGCTGGCCAGTAAGGCGACAGGTTTCCCGATCGCCAAGATCGCCGCGCTGGTGGCGGTCGGCTTCGGCCTCGACGAAATTTCTAACGACATCACGCGCGTCACGCCGGCGAGCTTCGAGCCGTCGCTGGACTACGTGATCGTCAAGATTCCGCGCTGGGACTTCGAGAAATTCCGGGGCGCGGACACCGTGCTTGGCCCGCAGATGAAAGCGGTTGGAGAGGTGATGGCGATTGGCCGCACTTTCCCCGAAGCACTGCAGAAAGCGGTGCGCGCGCTCGATATCGGGATCACCGGCTTCGGCAGCAAAATCGAGCATGTTTCACCGGAGACGCTTGCCATCCCGACAGCCCGCCGTCTGTTTCAGGTAGCGACCGCTCTCCTGGAAGGCGTCAGCCCCGAAGAGGTCATTGCACAAACACAGTTCGACACCTGGTTCGTTCAGCAAATGGTGGACAGCACCGACCTGCACCGCGAGATCAAAGAACGCGGCGCAACGCTCGACACGCTGACCACGGACGATTTCGAACGCCTGAAGCGCATGGGTTTCAGCGATCCGTATATCGCCCAGATTGTCGGGTCGGAGGAACTGGCCGTCCGCGACCGCAGGAAAGCGCTTGGCGTGGCCGCCAATTTCTATCGGGTCGACACCTGCGCGGCCGAATTTGAGGCCCACACCCCTTATCTGTACAGCACCTACGAGCCTGACGACGAGGTATTTCCGACCGACCGCAAGAAGGTCATGGTGCTTGGAGGCGGTCCGAACCGCATCGGGCAGGGAATCGAGTTCGACTACTGCTGCGTCCATGCCTGTTTCGCGCTGCGCGAGATGGGATACGAGACGATCATGGTCAACTGCAACCCGGAAACGGTCAGCACGGACTACGACACCGCAGATCGCCTGTACTTCGAGCCGCTGACGGCGGAGGATGTACTCAACATCGTCGACCGCGAGAAGCCCGACGGCATCCTCGTCCAGTTCGGCGGACAGACCCCGCTGAATATTGCGTCGAAGCTGGCCGAGGCTGGCGCGCCGATCTGGGGGACGTCCGTGAATACGATCGACCTTGCGGAAGACCGCAAGCGGTTCAACAAACTTATGGCCGAGCTGGATATCACGCAGCCAGCCGGCGCGACCGTGATGAGCGTCGAGGAGGCGGTGGTTGCCGCCAACCAGATTGGCTATCCGGTATTGGTGCGCCCAAGCTATGTGCTGGGCGGCCGCGGTATGGGCATCGTGTTCGACGACGCCTCCCTTCTGGACTGGCTGGAACGCTACATCACCTGGGGCGGCCATCCGGTGCTGATCGACCAATTCCTGGATGACGCCTTCGAGGTCGACGTGGATGCGCTGTGCGACGGTACCACGGTGACGATCGGCGGCATCATGCAGCACATCGAGGAAGCCGGTGTTCATAGCGGCGACTCAGCCTGCGTGCTCCCGCCTTACAAGATCAGCCAGTACCACCTCGAGATCATCCGCGAAGATACACGCCGGATCGGCCTCGCGCTGGGCGTAATCGGGCTGTTCAACATTCAATTCGCTGTGAAGGACGACGTCGTATACGTGCTGGAGGTCAACCCACGCGCCAGCCGCACGGTGCCGTTCGTGAGCAAAGCGACCGGCCATCCTCTCGCCCGCTATGCCGCGATGATTGCGACGGGCAAAACCCTGCCCGAAATCGGCTTCCTGGCCGAGCCGCACGTCGATGGCTTCTTCGTCAAGGAAGCAGTACTGCCCTTCCAGAAATTCCCCGGCGTCGATGCGCGGCTCGGGCCGGAAATGCGTTCGACCGGCGAAGTGATGGGCCACGCCAGCAATTTCGGACATGCCTTCGTCAAAGCGCAGATGGCGACCAATGTCGCCCTGCCGCTGTCCGGCACGGTGATGGTGTCGGTCAACGATTTTGATAAGGGTGCGGGGGCGAAAATCGCCCGCGAACTGCACCTGATGGGCTACAAGCTGATGGCGACCGACGGCACGGCCAACTACCTGGAAAAGGTAGGTCTGCCCGTAGAGCGCGTCAACAAAATCGGCGACGGGTCGCCGCATGTGGTCGACCGGATGCATGAGGGCCGCATCCAGCTCCTGATCAACACCCCGCGGGGCGGTCAGGCTCACGAGGAAGGCGCGCTTATCCGCGCGGCGGCCGTATCGCTTAACATCCCGATCATCACGACGATGAGCGCGGCAGCGGCGAGCGTGCAGGGTCTGAAGGCGCTGAAGAATAAACCGCTGCGGGTCCGCAGCCTGCAGTTCCACCATGCCAAGGCCGCCGAAGCGCTGGCCCTGGCGCGCGGAGCGGCAGGGGACTAG
- a CDS encoding YdeI/OmpD-associated family protein — translation MEVVFFASQDEFRAWLTQNHAKQAEIHVGFYKVGSGLPTLTYKEAVDQALCFGWIDGVRRGIDQISYMNRFTPRKQRSIWSAVNIKRVGELTDMGLMHPAGLRAFETRDVSKQNLYSFEQSDETLKFSDAQEAAFRASADAWAFFQKAPPSYTKAAIWWVISAKQEATREKRLAELIDCSARGLRIPSLRRSTDRS, via the coding sequence TTGGAAGTCGTGTTCTTCGCCTCACAGGACGAATTCCGGGCGTGGCTGACCCAAAATCATGCTAAACAGGCAGAAATACATGTCGGCTTCTACAAGGTGGGGAGCGGGCTTCCCACGCTCACATATAAAGAGGCGGTCGACCAGGCCCTGTGTTTCGGATGGATCGATGGGGTGCGCCGGGGTATCGACCAAATCAGTTATATGAACCGGTTTACGCCGCGCAAACAGAGAAGCATCTGGAGCGCTGTGAATATCAAGCGCGTTGGCGAGCTGACGGACATGGGCCTTATGCATCCAGCAGGACTCCGGGCGTTTGAGACACGCGACGTGTCAAAGCAGAACTTATATTCCTTCGAACAAAGCGACGAGACGCTCAAATTCAGTGACGCGCAGGAAGCGGCGTTCCGCGCATCCGCAGACGCATGGGCGTTCTTTCAGAAGGCGCCTCCGTCGTACACTAAAGCGGCGATCTGGTGGGTCATCAGCGCCAAGCAAGAGGCGACGCGGGAGAAACGCCTCGCCGAACTTATTGACTGTTCAGCGCGCGGCCTGAGGATCCCTTCGCTGCGGAGAAGTACCGATCGCAGCTAA
- a CDS encoding MFS transporter: MIFSDHALLFTTRALRLFGFGLVSVILVLHLTALGLDDAQAGLLLTLTLIGDAVLSFWISTRADRLGRRRMLQLGALLMIGVGLAFGLNAPLWLIAVAAIVGTLSPSGNEVGAFLAIEQASLTQIVPDDRRTEVFARYILTGYIASALGALFAGTLSRLLLDSGVEPAAAYQMVMLIYAVIGLLLLLLFRRASPAIETTAQRVNSLGIHKSRRVVFRLSALFALDAFGGGLIVQSWIAYWLVQRFDARPDAIGAVFFGTNILAGLSVMAAARLARRFGLVRTMVFSHLPSNLLLMAVPLMPSFEAAALILWIRACLSQMDVPTRQSYVMAVVAPDERSAAAGITGTARTVGAAAAPVLSGILMQMGALAAPFVAAGALKIVYDLALYRGFQSLKPPEEQSSHA; the protein is encoded by the coding sequence ATGATCTTCTCGGATCATGCGCTCTTGTTTACAACCCGTGCGCTCAGGCTCTTCGGCTTCGGGTTGGTCTCTGTCATATTGGTGCTGCATCTTACGGCGCTTGGTTTAGACGATGCGCAGGCCGGCTTGCTCTTGACGCTCACGCTCATTGGCGACGCCGTGCTGTCCTTTTGGATTTCCACTCGCGCTGACCGGCTTGGCCGCCGCCGCATGCTCCAGCTTGGGGCACTGCTGATGATCGGGGTCGGGTTAGCCTTCGGCCTGAACGCGCCCCTCTGGCTCATCGCGGTCGCCGCGATCGTTGGGACGTTGAGCCCCAGCGGCAACGAGGTCGGGGCGTTCCTCGCGATTGAACAGGCGAGTCTGACCCAGATCGTTCCTGACGACCGGCGCACGGAGGTTTTCGCGCGCTATATCCTGACCGGTTACATCGCCTCGGCCTTGGGCGCCCTGTTTGCCGGTACCCTCAGCCGGCTGCTGCTCGATTCCGGGGTTGAGCCGGCTGCTGCATATCAGATGGTGATGCTCATCTATGCGGTTATTGGTCTGCTCCTGCTGCTCCTCTTCAGGCGCGCTTCACCCGCGATTGAAACGACTGCACAGCGCGTCAACAGCCTGGGCATACACAAATCCCGCCGGGTGGTCTTTCGTCTGTCGGCTTTGTTTGCCCTGGACGCCTTTGGCGGTGGATTGATCGTCCAGAGTTGGATTGCTTACTGGTTGGTTCAGCGCTTTGATGCTCGCCCGGACGCGATCGGAGCAGTATTCTTTGGAACGAATATCCTGGCCGGTCTGTCAGTGATGGCCGCGGCACGTTTGGCGCGGCGTTTCGGTCTTGTGCGCACGATGGTCTTTTCGCATCTGCCGTCGAACCTGCTGCTGATGGCGGTTCCGTTGATGCCCTCGTTTGAAGCCGCCGCGCTGATTCTATGGATACGCGCCTGCCTGTCTCAGATGGACGTACCGACGCGCCAAAGCTACGTCATGGCGGTGGTCGCGCCCGACGAGCGCTCCGCCGCTGCGGGCATCACGGGAACCGCGCGAACTGTAGGCGCCGCTGCTGCTCCTGTATTGAGCGGTATATTGATGCAGATGGGCGCCCTGGCCGCGCCGTTTGTCGCGGCAGGTGCCCTGAAGATCGTCTATGACCTCGCACTGTATCGCGGTTTCCAGTCTCTGAAACCGCCGGAGGAACAATCCAGCCATGCCTGA
- a CDS encoding glycosyltransferase family 61 protein, whose amino-acid sequence MLRKLRRLPIVLQSRLRELPYRRAQYLPALDRAAVLKDPDATVYPFGSAETITVRPTLRVSDEVPTMLTAHDDLTRTLDQPYVAEFSDVTLRGQFAFPIHNRRRLEEAVLLSQYTAWQWAPINYVPDRPPLDLDCAALLTSSGSHNMYFVWMVHSAMRLRGIQHYIKQTGRRPKLIIPANAARFVTESLKMLGYTEDDWVEWRTTKGRVKRFVMPTNARQGAFFSPETCRWLRDAMIKGAGEPDAGLPKRIYISRAKARRRVLNEDKVLKLLEPLGFVSYCLEDLPLAEQVKLFYGAEAVVGPHGAGLTNILFGHGMTVIECLGSTRVTNSFMAIAASCGHRYGATYDETDSPHFAINVAQLQAVMERAGLM is encoded by the coding sequence ATGCTCAGGAAACTTAGGCGTTTACCGATTGTCCTGCAAAGCCGCCTGCGCGAACTGCCGTACCGGCGCGCGCAGTACCTTCCGGCCCTGGATCGCGCTGCAGTACTGAAAGACCCGGACGCGACGGTTTATCCTTTCGGTAGCGCAGAGACGATCACGGTGCGGCCAACCCTGCGCGTCAGTGATGAAGTCCCCACCATGCTGACGGCGCACGATGATCTGACCCGCACGCTGGACCAGCCTTATGTGGCCGAGTTCTCCGATGTCACGCTGCGCGGCCAGTTTGCCTTCCCGATTCACAACCGGCGGCGGCTGGAAGAAGCGGTGCTGCTGAGCCAGTACACCGCCTGGCAGTGGGCACCGATCAATTATGTGCCGGACCGTCCACCGCTCGACCTGGACTGCGCCGCCCTACTGACCAGCAGCGGCTCCCACAATATGTACTTCGTGTGGATGGTCCACAGCGCGATGCGTCTGCGCGGTATCCAGCATTACATCAAGCAGACTGGCCGCCGTCCCAAACTCATCATTCCGGCCAACGCGGCGCGATTTGTGACGGAATCACTCAAGATGCTGGGATACACCGAAGACGACTGGGTCGAATGGCGGACCACCAAGGGACGCGTGAAGCGCTTCGTCATGCCGACCAATGCGCGGCAGGGTGCGTTCTTCTCTCCTGAGACGTGCCGCTGGCTGCGGGACGCCATGATAAAAGGTGCGGGCGAACCCGACGCCGGGCTGCCAAAACGGATTTACATCTCGCGGGCAAAGGCGCGCCGCCGCGTCCTCAACGAGGACAAGGTGTTGAAGCTGCTGGAGCCGCTGGGCTTCGTATCATACTGCCTGGAGGACCTGCCGCTTGCAGAGCAGGTGAAGCTGTTTTACGGGGCGGAAGCGGTTGTCGGCCCGCATGGCGCCGGGCTGACCAATATTCTGTTCGGGCACGGAATGACGGTCATAGAATGCCTTGGAAGCACCCGGGTGACCAACTCGTTTATGGCGATTGCGGCCTCTTGCGGGCACCGTTATGGCGCCACCTACGACGAGACCGATTCACCTCATTTCGCGATCAATGTGGCCCAACTTCAGGCGGTCATGGAGCGTGCTGGGCTGATGTAA
- a CDS encoding chromate resistance protein, whose protein sequence is MKWITREHVKVDRVACPWLIRKFVDPDAEFMFVQSDQVMAIARREDAIPYDVPSVELGHHGKECSFEAIVKKYGLSGDPALMLLAKIVNGADTDNTLWNQPEGAGLEAIAEGFRHLGFADDHAINAAEWIVYDALYAYCKASVAKGMLNGMFA, encoded by the coding sequence ATGAAATGGATAACCCGCGAACACGTGAAGGTCGATCGCGTCGCCTGCCCTTGGCTTATCAGGAAATTTGTTGACCCTGATGCCGAGTTCATGTTTGTGCAGTCCGATCAGGTGATGGCGATTGCTCGGCGCGAAGACGCAATTCCCTATGATGTGCCGAGTGTTGAGCTTGGACACCACGGGAAAGAGTGCAGCTTTGAGGCCATCGTCAAGAAATACGGTCTCTCTGGAGACCCTGCGCTGATGCTGTTGGCGAAAATCGTCAACGGCGCGGACACGGATAACACACTTTGGAATCAGCCGGAAGGCGCGGGGCTTGAGGCGATCGCCGAAGGATTTCGCCATTTGGGCTTTGCGGATGACCACGCCATCAACGCCGCGGAGTGGATCGTCTACGACGCGTTATACGCCTATTGTAAGGCGAGTGTCGCAAAGGGCATGCTTAACGGGATGTTTGCTTGA
- a CDS encoding ChrB protein, with amino-acid sequence MSAQIWLLLIYKVPSEPTARRVYVWRKLKGLGAILLHDSAWVLPATPRTREQFQWLSAEIREMGGDSYLWDATLTGGQDHALIAQFTALADELFRGILVDLAAPSADVAALGRRYQQALTQDYFHAELGQKVRDALLRAREDEA; translated from the coding sequence GTGAGCGCTCAAATCTGGCTTCTTCTGATCTATAAAGTCCCTTCCGAACCAACAGCGCGTCGCGTCTACGTATGGCGCAAGCTCAAAGGGCTGGGCGCGATCCTGCTGCATGATTCGGCTTGGGTCTTGCCCGCAACGCCGCGTACCCGTGAGCAATTCCAGTGGTTAAGCGCGGAGATCAGGGAAATGGGCGGAGACTCGTACCTATGGGATGCCACACTGACCGGAGGGCAGGATCACGCATTGATCGCGCAGTTCACCGCACTCGCCGACGAGTTGTTTCGCGGGATTCTGGTCGACCTTGCCGCCCCATCTGCCGATGTGGCCGCCTTGGGCCGCCGCTATCAGCAGGCGTTAACGCAGGACTACTTCCACGCGGAACTCGGGCAAAAAGTGCGCGATGCGCTTCTTCGCGCAAGGGAGGATGAGGCATGA